AATATTAGAAAACTCGAATGAGATTTCATTTTTTCCCTCCGAAAACCTCCGCGGCGGAAGGAATTCCGAGTTTACCGAGAATAAAAGCCATAGGGCAGAATCCTGCGAGCGCAAAAAGGATCTGATTGAATCCTACCAATCCGTTTATGATAAAGCCCCAAGGGCTTACGAAGAATCCTAAGGTTACTCCCAAAAGGGAAAAGACACCCGCGATCAGGAATAATGTCCGCTCCAAATACCAAGTTCTCATGTTTTCTCTCCTTGTTATATACCCTAGTGGGTATATAAATACAATACCCCGTATGGTATTATAAAAAAGGAAGCAAATTTTCTTCCCGAGATCGGAATTCGAAATTATTTTAGGACGTGATGATATGGGCGAAATAAGCCGATTGGGGTTTATCGGCGGAGTAAAAATTCTAAAATTAGAAGAAGAAAGCGGCTTTGATCGCGATTTTTACGTTTTTGAGATCCAGTTTTTTCTTATTTTCGATGACACAACGATCCATATAGTCCTGAACATACGCCTCTCCGAATTTTTTGATCGCTTGGCTCGCCGCTTTGAGAAGAAGAAGCGTTTTTTCGCAATCCATCGTATCTTCGACGATCCCTTTTTCGACCGCTTCGAGTTGGCCTTTGATTCTATGAATCCGATTGATCAATAATTTGGTATTGTTGTCCTGTCTCATAGGTAACATACTCCGAGGGGTATAGGATTCGGTCAATTTTGAAATCGGAATCGGTTACAAAAGTGCAAGTCCATTCTCCCTTGATGAAACGAATCTCAGGAATATCGAAAGATCGCCTCCACAAGAATCGGAAGATCGTCGAGCGCGCTGATCTTTCCGGTGAGTTTCCAAGTATGAATCACACCTTCGTAACAGGTAAAAACCCGTCTCGCCAAAAGTTTTGGCTCCGTGTGTTTGGGAACAAGTCCTTCGTTCTGCCATTCGGATAGATAGTCGCTTAGAATTTCGATCGTTCTCAAGGAAACTTTTTTGGTTTCTTCCGAAATCGAAAGGGATGTGGATGCGATTTGTGCGACCGTATTCGCCATCGGACAGCCTGCGAAACCGCTTTTTTTGGTTTGTCGTTTTAAAATTTGGGCCCATGCGTGAATGAATTCCTGAGGGTTGTTCGATCTGGATTTCAATTTTTCCAAAAGGACGATTTGACCCTGTCCATAAAATTCTATATAAGCTTTTCCTAAATCGTCTTTCGAAGGGAAATGATCGTAAAAACTCGCCTTTGCGGTTTTGGATTCCTGGATGATCTGGTTGATCCCCGTATTTCCGTAACCCTGAGATTGAAAAAGCCGAACCGCCGTTTCTAAAATTCTATCCTTCGGTCCCGAATCCCTGCTTGACATTTTTCTTCCTTTCTGATTGAATAGGCAGACAGACTTGTCTGTTCTAATTCTTTCTAACTTCATAAGACCCGAGAAAGTTCGAAAACGCAAGTCATTTTGGAGAAATTATGGAATCTACCGAAACAGAATTCGTAAATATTACCGGCGTAGCCAAAACCGTGGAAGAGGCCGTCAATACGCGTCATAGCATCCGCGACTTTGAATCCA
The Leptospira barantonii genome window above contains:
- a CDS encoding YgaP-like transmembrane domain, giving the protein MRTWYLERTLFLIAGVFSLLGVTLGFFVSPWGFIINGLVGFNQILFALAGFCPMAFILGKLGIPSAAEVFGGKK
- a CDS encoding metal-sensitive transcriptional regulator, yielding MRQDNNTKLLINRIHRIKGQLEAVEKGIVEDTMDCEKTLLLLKAASQAIKKFGEAYVQDYMDRCVIENKKKLDLKNVKIAIKAAFFF
- a CDS encoding TetR/AcrR family transcriptional regulator yields the protein MSSRDSGPKDRILETAVRLFQSQGYGNTGINQIIQESKTAKASFYDHFPSKDDLGKAYIEFYGQGQIVLLEKLKSRSNNPQEFIHAWAQILKRQTKKSGFAGCPMANTVAQIASTSLSISEETKKVSLRTIEILSDYLSEWQNEGLVPKHTEPKLLARRVFTCYEGVIHTWKLTGKISALDDLPILVEAIFRYS